Proteins encoded together in one Balaenoptera ricei isolate mBalRic1 chromosome 2, mBalRic1.hap2, whole genome shotgun sequence window:
- the RTL1 gene encoding retrotransposon-like protein 1: MIEPSEDSFETMMERKNPSSKQMESSEGSSNTTVETPGSRAEAAAAAAGLASGLAQEMEELPIDLLQDMEEPSSGPHREIKDPPNDLLQDLEESRDGSHLEVGGPFGGAPGRMEEASVNPWGAQEEQDHTDLAGREEEERPEEPTDSSTAETMGMVRSIISLYFRMQDLREQQRVAEEILMKGISAGQLPIPGKFSGDRREYHEFIVLCQLILQSYPRMFYNDRLRVGYVICHLSGLALEWAKDLVERESPLIDDFPAFLEAMSDMFQYRQALQVAEEAMFNLRQGDRAAVEYIHEFQGLVPTLGWPDEVLQAHLCQGLKEEIRRYLFRVPQPDSLDSLIVLVLQIEEKLAERRAMLRLPPEARPRNLTWIDSPAPERWMVSSGLPCEVHPAINRDHLFLLLMVRVNPYHSVAVRALVDSGAGGNFMDERFAQEHYVELYEKPYPQSVQSVDGSLVGHEPVWLYTEPLVCIHQNHQESLEFDIIPSPNFSVILGVSWLRVHAPEVDWVKGRCTFHSPYCLKNCFRPPPPCIALERHAISLLPGLPPLYSDLADVFNPKEADEETSDQPSSDGSDDLSESEPSELQQAGDSDHSETYYECPSAAPWEPVGAGMQERARREEYWDPQDMLTSRHDYVQMIPELFDQLHGATWFTKLELRGTVVEESMNIHQTEDVWKAAFGLELQEMTSYQPFLICADPIIPQGVIHFILKDMLGFFALSYGQDVLVYSMSQEEHLHHVRQVLVRFRYHHVYCSLDRSQFHRHTAEFLGFVMTPKGVKLNKSIVGTITGYPTPGSKKSLRNLIEFAFPYRHFVERFAVITEPLVRQLLTDQPFYWGHEEQEAFECLKRAFRKAPLLHHPKPQNPFYLETGVTKTALHASLIQVDEQTCKRVCCAFYSRNISPIEVEASPAEMKILPVRAAFMVWCRYLENTEEPIMILLNTEDLASLNNDRLTVLLPGHWVFFFSHFNFDVTERPEPNGGRPLPPVWKLLRRRAFQHRAATRPVMLFAMGGSPRDQSPESGDEEENEDALHQDEPNGQNLQQEFLALIPVDQILNSFLAHFSTAQIRAVILHFFRGLLFWMNLLAVAALLVLLRPRSHLALLPAPPSDTARPPPRRSLRLLLDSSLIAGSGIATAVVQLFPQMAPLTGANATPAEEPAELSPGPGQWQHNALLGLRFTPEFWQMLCELFAVRVTPREGTHPHPRPHRYLELHVVDAEDVALREALQDDLQRYRQCGLHDGLQDTSQDEQENDVQETLSTDTLGTLGPRQRLPADADAHRPLYIRSARGGSNPINRELAARALASFLTTVYTQSTPTLAGVSPPGEGATLQELPSGEEDADLD; this comes from the coding sequence ATGATAGAACCCTCTGAAGACTCATTTGAGACGATGATGGAGCGTAAGAATCCATCATCAAAACAAATGGAGTCCTCCGAGGGCTCATCCAACACCACCGTGGAGACACCAGGCAGCAGAGCggaggcggcggcagcggcggcaggGCTGGCCAGTGGCCTGGCCCAGGAAATGGAAGAGCTGCCCATTGATCTCCTCCAAGACATGGAGGAGCCATCCAGTGGCCCACATAGGGAAATAAAGGATCCACCCAATGACCTACTCCAAGACCTGGAGGAGTCACGCGATGGTTCACATCTGGAAGTGGGGGGTCCATTCGGTGGGGCACCTGGTAGAATGGAAGAGGCATCAGTCAACCCATGGGGAGCCCAGGAAGAGCAAGACCACACTGACCTGGCGGGGCGGGAAGAGGAGGAGCGTCCTGAAGAGCCGACGGACAGCTCGACAGCAGAAACCATGGGCATGGTGAGGTCCATCATCTCTCTGTACTTCCGGATGCAAGACCTCAGAGAGCAGCAGAGGGTGGCGGAAGAGATCTTGATGAAAGGGATCAGCGCCGGCCAACTGCCGATCCCAGGCAAATTCTCGGGCGATCGCCGAGAATACCACGAGTTCATCGTGCTCTGCCAGCTGATCTTACAGAGCTACCCAAGAATGTTCTACAACGACCGCCTGCGAGTGGGCTACGTCATCTGCCACCTCTCGGGCTTGGCCTTGGAATGGGCCAAAGATCTGGTGGAGAGAGAAAGCCCCCTGATTGACGACTTCCCAGCCTTCCTGGAGGCCATGTCCGATATGTTCCAGTACCGCCAGGCCCTGCAGGTGGCGGAAGAGGCCATGTTCAACCTCAGGCAGGGGGATCGCGCCGCCGTCGAATACATCCACGAGTTCCAGGGCCTGGTACCCACCCTGGGCTGGCCAGACGAAGTCCTGCAGGCCCACCTGTGCCAGGGGCTCAAGGAGGAGATCAGGCGCTATCTGTTCCGCGTCCCTCAGCCGGATTCGCTGGACAGTCTGATCGTGCTGGTCCTGCAGATAGAAGAGAAGCTGGCAGAGAGAAGGGCGATGCTCAGGCTGCCCCCGGAGGCCCGCCCGCGGAACCTGACCTGGATCGACTCACCTGCTCCAGAGAGGTGGATGGTGAGCAGCGGGCTGCCCTGCGAGGTCCACCCCGCCATCAACCGCGACCACCTCTTCCtgctgctcatggtgagggtGAACCCCTACCACAGCGTGGCGGTTCGGGCCCTGGTCGACTCGGGGGCGGGTGGCAACTTCATGGATGAGAGGTTCGCCCAAGAGCACTACGTCGAGCTCTACGAGAAGCCCTACCCACAGTCGGTCCAGTCGGTGGATGGCTCGCTGGTCGGCCACGAGCCCGTCTGGCTCTACACCGAACCCCTGGTGTGCATCCACCAGAACCACCAGGAGTCCCTGGAATTCGACATCATTCCGTCTCCCAACTTCTCCGTGATACTAGGCGTCAGCTGGCTCCGAGTCCACGCCCCAGAGGTCGACTGGGTCAAAGGCCGCTGCACCTTCCACTCTCCCTACTGCCTGAAGAACTGCTTCCGCCCGCCCCCACCATGCATCGCTCTGGAAAGACATGCCATAAGCTTGCTGCCCGGATTGCCGCCCCTGTACTCCGACCTGGCCGACGTGTTTAACCCGAAGGAAGCAGATGAGGAGACTTCCGACCAGCCAAGCTCAGACGGATCCGATGATCTTTCTGAATCAGAGCCCTCTGAGCTTCAGCAGGCTGGAGACAGTGATCACAGCGAGACCTATTACGAGTGTCCCTCCGCCGCGCCGTGGGAACCTGTGGGAGCCGGGATGCAAGAAAGAGCCAGGCGGGAGGAATACTGGGACCCGCAGGACATGCTGACCAGCAGACACGACTACGTACAGATGATCCCAGAACTGTTCGACCAGTTACACGGAGCTACATGGTTCACAAAGCTGGAGCTGCGCGGCACCGTCGTGGAGGAAAGCATGAACATACACCAAACAGAAGATGTATGGAAAGCAGCGTTCGGTTTGGAGCTTCAAGAGATGACGAGCTACCAGCCCTTCCTGATCTGCGCGGACCCTATCATCCCTCAGGGCGTGATTCACTTTATCCTAAAGGACATGCTCGGCTTCTTTGCCCTCTCGTACGGGCAGGACGTCCTGGTCTACTCAATGAGCCAGGAGGAGCACCTCCACCACGTCCGCCAAGTCCTGGTCCGCTTCCGCTACCACCACGTCTACTGTTCCCTGGACAGAAGCCAGTTCCACCGACACACCGCCGAGTTCCTGGGATTCGTCATGACCCCCAAAGGGGTGAAACTCAACAAGAGCATCGTGGGCACCATAACAGGGTACCCCACCCCTGGCTCTAAGAAGTCCCTGCGAAACCTCATCGAATTCGCCTTCCCGTACCGGCACTTCGTGGAGCGCTTTGCCGTCATCACGGAGCCCCTGGTGCGGCAGCTCCTGACCGACCAGCCCTTTTACTGGGGGCACGAGGAGCAGGAGGCCTTCGAGTGCCTGAAGCGGGCTTTCCGCAAGGCgcccctcctccaccaccccaAGCCCCAGAACCCGTTCTACTTGGAAACGGGCGTCACCAAGACGGCCCTGCACGCCTCCCTGATCCAAGTCGACGAGCAAACCTGCAAGCGGGTCTGCTGCGCTTTCTATTCTCGAAACATCTCCCCGATCGAGGTCGAGGCCTCGCCAGCGGAGATGAAGATCCTTCCAGTACGGGCTGCCTTCATGGTGTGGTGCCGCTACCTGGAGAACACCGAGGAGCCCATCATGATCCTTCTCAACACAGAGGATCTGGCCTCTCTGAATAATGACAGGCTCACCGTACTTCTCCCCGGGCATTGGGTCTTCTTCTTCTCCCACTTCAACTTTGACGTCACGGAGCGGCCAGAACCAAATGGCGGCCGGCCCCTGCCACCCGTGTGGAAACTTCTCCGGAGAAGGGCCTTCCAGCACCGCGCTGCCACTCGGCCAGTGATGCTTTTCGCTATGGGAGGGTCCCCCAGGGATCAGTCCCCGGAATCGGGGGACGAAGAGGAGAATGAAGATGCCCTTCATCAGGACGAGCCAAATGGGCAGAACCTCCAGCAGGAGTTCCTGGCTCTGATACCAGTTGACCAAATACTCAACAGCTTCCTTGCCCATTTCAGCACGGCCCAGATCAGGGCAGTCATTCTGCACTTCTTCCGAGGCCTCCTGTTCTGGATGAACCTCCTGGCCGTGGCCGCCCTCCTGGTGCTGCTGAGGCCCAGAAGTCACCTCGCACTGCTGCCCGCGCCCCCCTCGGACACGGCCCGGCCACCGCCACGGCGCTCGCTGCGCCTGCTCCTAGACTCGTCCCTCATCGCTGGCAGCGGCATCGCCACTGCCGTCGTCCAGCTGTTCCCCCAGATGGCCCCTCTCACGGGCGCCAACGCCACCCCCGCCGAGGAGCCGGCCGAGCTGTCCCCGGGCCCTGGCCAGTGGCAGCACAATGCCCTGCTTGGCCTGCGATTCACGCCCGAGTTCTGGCAGATGCTGTGCGAGCTCTTCGCCGTCAGAGTCACCCCCCGTGAGGGGACCCACCCCCACCCGCGCCCGCACCGCTACCTGGAGCTGCACGTCGTCGACGCTGAGGATGTCGCCTTGCGAGAAGCCCTGCAAGACGACCTGCAACGTTACCGTCAGTGTGGCCTGCATGACGGCCTGCAAGACACCTCGCAGGACGAGCAGGAGAACGACGTGCAGGAGACCCTGAGCACCGACACCTTGGGCACCCTCGGGCCCCGCCAGCGCCTCCCCGCCGACGCCGACGCCCACCGCCCACTCTACATCCGCAGCGCCCGAGGGGGCTCCAACCCGATCAACCGGGAGCTGGCAGCCAGGGCCCTGGCCAGCTTCCTGACCACCGTCTACACCCAGTCTACACCCACCCTCGCCGGGGTGAGCCCCCCCGGGGAAGGAGCAACGCTGCAGGAGCTGCCCAGCGGAGAGGAGGACGCGGACCTCGACTGA